A window of Desulfuromonas sp. genomic DNA:
AGCTTTTTGTCAGCCAGCTTGCCGAGCTCGATATTGATCATATCACGATCATACAGGCTCTGCTCGCTGTACCAGTTGTCGAAGGTGATGCCGAACGCCGCAAGGTCACGACCGATCCAGTCGAGGATATGGCGAACACCGAAGGCCGAACAGCTTTTGATGGCGGCTGATTCATCAAGATCCTGCACCGCCGGCTCCTCTTCGCGCAGCCTGGCCGCGAGCTCCTTGATATAATCGGCCTGGTAGCCATCCTCGGGGAACGCGATCGTTTCGCCGTTCAATTCGCGCAAGCGCATCCAGATTGATCGGCCGAGGGTCACAACCTGGTTGCCGGCGTCATTGACATAATACTCGCGCTGCACATCGAAGCCGGCCGCCGCCAGAATCGAGGCGACGGCATCGCCGACGGCGGCGCCGCGGCCATGACCGATATGGAGCGGTCCGGTCGGGTTGGCGCTGACAAATTCGACCTGGACTTTCGTCCCCTGGCCGACATCGGAGCGCCCGAAAGACTCTTTCTGCTGCATGATGCGATCAAGAACCTCGTACCAGCAGGTCGGATTGAGGAAAAAGTTGATAAACCCGGGCCCGGCGATCTCGACCTTCGACCAGAACGGATCAGCACCGAGGGCGGTGACGATGGTTTCGGCAATCTGGCGCGGCGCCCGCTTTTCCTCGCGGGCCAGCAGCATCGCCACATTCGATGCAAAATCGCCATGTTCGCTCTGCCCAGGAATTTCGATCACAAAGTCGGGGATAACGCCGGAAGAGAGCACTCCTTCGGCGTAACAGTTATTGAGGGTATCGTTGATTTTACTGCGTAGCAGATCCTTCATTATGGTTCTTCACTTTCCTGTTTATCGTGCCCTTTTAACTGCAATTCACTTCGGCGGAATCGGGGCATTTCCATGGCAGTCGCCACGCATGGGAAGGGTCCGGTGCGGCCGGTTCCCGGAACACCAGCAACTCCTGTTTTACCGATATCGCTGCCGGGGATCAACCGTGAATTCCATGCAACGAACGGGTCATGTTAGCCGCCGCCGGAGGTGGTGTCAACCCGGCTGTTTTCCGGGTGCTCTTCTCCGTCATCGAGTTTCTGGTCGGTCGGCATTTGTGGAGGTGACTGCTGTTGATTATTGTGAAACTGATAAACCTGCTCATCCGGTTTGACCATGCCGAGTTCACGCCGGGCGATGTTTTCAATCGTCTTGAGATCCTCACGGAGCGCATCGATCTCCTGGCGCAACTCGTCGTTCACTTTTTCCAGGTCGGCAATTTTCTGTTCAAGATCGGTTTTCTGCTGATAGGTTTTATAGACTTTCAACACCCCGCGCTCGCCGAACAGGGCGAAGCCGAGGAGCAGCAGCACAAGGATAATGAACCAGGGGGGAATGGTTCTTTTTCGATGTTCTTTTATTTGGTTTGCTTCGGCCATATCGATTCTTGCAGCGGCTGGTCAGATTCGTGCTTAATGTGCCACAGCGCGCGCAAGGTGACCAGCACTTTCTGCAAGAAAAATGGCTGGGGGAAGAGGCAAGGAGAAAAATGCCTGACCCTTCACGCCCAGCGTCTTGCGACTTGTCAGAAAAAAAACCCGCCGGGTCTCCCCGGCGGGCTGTTGATCACGATCCAACCGACACCAGCGGCCTGATCTTTTCCAGAACCTTGCTGCCGATCCCTTTGACCTGCACCAGGTCATCGACCGTTGCAAACGGTCCCTGCTCGGTCCGATGCTGGATAATGCGGCCGGCAGTCACCTTGCCGATACCCGGCAGGGCTAACAGTTCGGTTTCAGTCGCGGCATTGACATCAATCAGCATTTGAGCCTGCTCCGTTTTTCCGGAACTGCCTTCAGCAGCGACAACCGGCTGGGCAACAGCGATGACAGCACAACAGACGAACAGTACAGCAATAACGATTTTTTTCATGATTTCCCCTCACTTTAACGATTCAGTAGTGAATGTTTTCCGGCAAAAAAAATGCTGCCAACTCCCCCCTCCTTTCAGCGCCAGATTAACTGCTCGCCGGAATACGGAGCAGCCGCGTCAACATGGCAACGGAAGAAAGTTTAACCGGAAAAAACGGTGCGTCAAGTTTTACAGGAAATTTTTTAACGGCCGGATGACCGTCTCGAGGAG
This region includes:
- a CDS encoding arginine--tRNA ligase; this encodes MKDLLRSKINDTLNNCYAEGVLSSGVIPDFVIEIPGQSEHGDFASNVAMLLAREEKRAPRQIAETIVTALGADPFWSKVEIAGPGFINFFLNPTCWYEVLDRIMQQKESFGRSDVGQGTKVQVEFVSANPTGPLHIGHGRGAAVGDAVASILAAAGFDVQREYYVNDAGNQVVTLGRSIWMRLRELNGETIAFPEDGYQADYIKELAARLREEEPAVQDLDESAAIKSCSAFGVRHILDWIGRDLAAFGITFDNWYSEQSLYDRDMINIELGKLADKKLSYEEEGALWFKTTGFGDDKDRVLIKSDGSPTYFASDVAYHMEKFERGFDRVIDVWGADHHGYVPRMKAVLSGLGHPPEDLEVLLIQMVNLLRDGQPFTMGKRSGNFITLREVVDEVGSDACRYFFLMRRSDSQLDFDLELAKKQSNENPVYYVQYAHARVCSIQRNAEQAGVALPEAGAVDFSVLTDADELALAKQMNRLTEVVEQAAAGYEPHRIVYYLHDLAALFHSYYNRQKVLVDDQATAQARLYLVTCVRIVLANALQMLGVSAPTSM
- a CDS encoding competence protein ComEA, coding for MKKIVIAVLFVCCAVIAVAQPVVAAEGSSGKTEQAQMLIDVNAATETELLALPGIGKVTAGRIIQHRTEQGPFATVDDLVQVKGIGSKVLEKIRPLVSVGS